From one Sus scrofa isolate TJ Tabasco breed Duroc chromosome 9, Sscrofa11.1, whole genome shotgun sequence genomic stretch:
- the FXYD2 gene encoding sodium/potassium-transporting ATPase subunit gamma isoform X2: MDRWYLGGSPKGDVDPFYYDYETVRNGGLIFAALAFIVGLIIILSKRLRCGGKKHRPINEDEL, encoded by the exons GCGGCAGCCCCAAGGGGGACGTGGACCCATTTTACTACG ACTATGAGACAGTCCGCAATGGGGGCCTGATCTTCGCGGCCCTGGCCTTCATCGTGGGGCTCATCATCATCCTCA GCAAACGACTCCGCTGCGGGGGCAAGAAGCACCG GCCTATTAATGAAGACGAGCTGTAA